Sequence from the Polypterus senegalus isolate Bchr_013 chromosome 3, ASM1683550v1, whole genome shotgun sequence genome:
GTTCATAAAACGGCGTCCTTTAAAGGACTTCCCTATtttagtatatagcgcctttcatatgcCAGTCTTTATgagatattacagtatatttcataTATAACGCAGTATTCATAGAATATTTAAAGACGATTTAaagttcatatagcgcctttcacacacaTCCACAACATCATTTTAAAGCGTCTCCCTTTTTaaagtatatagcgcctttcacctacCAGTCTTTAGGTGATACAACACATTTTACATACGTCACAGTTCTCATAGAGTATATCGGCACTTGactagtatatagcgcctttcacatcccaGTCTTAATATGACGAGGTGCATTTTATACACGCTGCAGCATTTATAGAAACGATCATCACCTAAAGTTACAgggcatatagcgcctttaacatGTCAGCGGTATTTATATGACATGACGTCATTTGAAAGTATTTTCctatttatagtgccttacacatgcCGGTCTTTATACGATGCAACACACTTTGTGTACATCgcaggatttataaaatatatcagCACTTAAGAGAATCTCACGAACtatagtatatagcgcctttcacgtgcCAGCATTGATACAGGGCACTTTATGCACATCAGAGTATttataggtttcctcccacatgccaaagacatgcaggttaggtgcattggcgatcctaaattgtccccagtgtgtgtgtgtgtgtgtgtgtgtgtgtgtgcgcgccctgcagtgggctggcaccctgcccagagtttgtttcctgccttgcgccctgtgttggctgggattggctccagcagacccccgtcaccctgtcttaggatatggcgggttggataatggatggatggagtatttATTGAATATGTCAGCACTAGAAAGCATCTCACAAAGTaaagtatatagcgcctttcacgtgcCAGTATTAAGATGATACAAGGCACTTTATGCACATCAGAGTATTTACTGAATATATCAGCACTAGAAAGCATCTCCCTATAAATACCATTACACAGCATATAACAGCCCAGTCTTAGAGTCCATTTCATATATGctgcagtatttataaaatacagtattgtcTTAAAACATCTCACTATatagattatatagcgcctttcacatcccaGTCATAATATGGTAAAGTACTTTTTATATACGCTGCTTTTACAGAATGTCGGCACTTGAAATCATCGCACTGTTTAtagcatatagcgcctttcacatctcaaTATTTGGATGTTACAACGCAACTGGCACACATCGCAGTGTTGATGTAATATATCGGCCTCTCTCTGGGCAtagtgtatatagcgcctttcacatcccaGTACATTTCATAAACGCAGCGTTTACAGAATATGTCGGCACTGAtaatattatatagcgccttttacactcGAGTTCTTCACATGCGTTTCACGTTCATACCCGTCATTACTTTACACATAAACGGCCCCTAGGCGGCGCCCCGCGAGCTCGGGCTTCTCATTTACGGGGAGGCTTCCCCTTTCCAGGTCACGCGCGGTCACTGTCACAGCCTTCACCGACTTCCCCGGTTCTTACAGATCCACGCGTTGGCCACGAGCGTTTTCCGTGGTCTTGGGGACACGAGGTTGACGGTCTTAACCCCAAGTGAATgcgttatgaaaaaaaaaagtcgcTCTTTCCTCCGCCGCGGACTTTTATTCTACTGGGTTTTCTCTCCTCTGTCCTTTCTTTGACGTTCCCGTGCTGATCGGCACATCCTTCGCCCGGCGGCAGAAGGGGAAGCCGCTCGAGTGGCGTCGCGTGATGCGGCGGGTGTGAGACACACCCCTTCACAGCTGGGAGTGAAATCGCAGCGCCGTCCGCCGTCCCTCTCAGTCACTCGGCGAATGCGCTGCCTGCCGGGAGATGGGCGCGCGCGCTGAGCTCTGCTGAGGAGACGGACGGCAACTCTCGAGCCGAGCAGACGAGTGGACCGCTGGCCGCCATGAAGAACACGACTTTCCGCCGGTTCAGTAAAGTGAGCCGCAGGGCCGAGGACGAGGCCGACGATGGAGACAAGGCGGCGGTGCAGGGCGTCTACACGAGCCGCCGGAGTGACTTTCAGTCGCCCGCTCTGGAGTTGCAGTGTGGACGCCCGGGCGACGTGTACAACTACAAGAGCCTGGCGTACTCCGGGGGGACGCTGCCGAGGAGCTTCAAAAACGTGAGTTCGCTGTCAGGGGGTCACGTCAGGGGGTCGTGGGGTCACCGAGATCGTTGTGGCCACGTAAACTTCGTGAGTGCGCTTGGATTTAGAGATGTGGGGCACCTTGGGGGACCCCCCCTACCCTCTCACCTCCACTTTTCTTGTTGGGGTCCTTGAAATGCCCGTCAGTTTGGCCCCTCTTCATTACTCTTTTGTTTGATGGCACCGGGTGGCATTCCGCCTTGTTGCGTGTGGTTCCTTGGCCCACTTtggtggtcttttttttttttggtcccatCTTTTCCTCCCTCATCTTTGTGGGCCCACCTTGAGTGGTCCTTCCTACTTTGACTTCAGGTGGACTTTCATGGCCGTGGTCAGGTCAGGTGGTcttccaccttttttttttctcatggtgtCCCCCCCCTCCCCAAGCCTTTTCCCGTTACTGGCAGGCATGCCCACGTGACGGGACCCCCtagccccccaccccccttttttgttattttttgaacGGCATCTTGAGAGCACATGTGGCCGCCGAGAGTCTGCAGTTAATTACCAGTGGAGACAGGCGGCCTGTGGAAGACCCCTCGAACGTTTGCGGAAACGAATGTGCGAAGGAGCGGGGGGGGCCCTCCAGTGACTTGGGGTGGGGGGGCTGTGTTTGGACACCTCGCCGTGTGGTGTGAAGGGGGCTGTCTGGTGGGCACACGTGGTCATGGGAGGTCCTTGTCGGGGGGACATTATGAGGTGACCCCCTTTTTGTGACCCGACCTCCTCCTTCATTTCACCTGCGCCTTGGGGGGGGGTCCTCAGCGTCACTTTTTAGAAAGCCGCACAGCTGCGTCCACCGGTGGTCCGCACTCCTCGGACGACTCGGCTTTCTCCTGTTGCGCCCGCACTTTCTCTCCCCTCGCCGCAGCTGTCGTGTGGCACCGCCCCGCTCTGACACTTGGCACGCACGTCCCCGCGTGGTTGGGATTCTTTGTGAGGGTTTTTTGGAACTTCACGCCGCCAGCCTACTTGCTGTCCCGCCACCCACACGCTTGTGGAGGTTTGTGGGCAGGCTTTGTGTGCCCGTGCCATTCTGTATTGTGCCACTGACAATGGCGGCCTTGTCTGAGGAGGAGAGCTGGCAGTGGGCTTGATGCCGTCCCTCATATAGCGCCCTTCTTTGTTGAAGTGCTAGAGAGCATGGCATGGGAATGGTGCTCCTGCCATCCTTTTCTCACCTGCGGTGACTAGTTTGGCATTGAAGTCACCCACCCCCCTTACCCGTGCCATGTGTGAGGGCACTTGCCATGGGATGTGCCACATGAAACATAGATAAGTTAGGATGGAGCAGGACGTCTGAGAGCTGGCGGCGTGCCCTTTGGTGCCAACCAGTGGAGGTGCCGCTTTGGTGTTTATCTCAGTAAATGAAAGCCCCTAGACTGCCCCCCCCCCTTGGGATCTGAAGGTATGTGGGCATCAAAGGGGTCATTCAGAGAGCTGAACAACCGCTTGAATGTCCTGCGGCTCGATGGCGCGGCCCGTGTAGGCAGTGAATAGGCCATTGAGGCCGGGGGGCATCGGGGGAGGGTCATTCTCTGTCGTCTTCCTCTTCCTCATCCTCATGCCCgtctgtttgttttctttcagcaAGTGCCGCCTCTCAAGTGGAAGCCCCTGACTCAGGCCACCGAGCCACAGAGGTGAGCGTCGTGTGCTGGGGTTCTGCTGAGGTGCCAGTCTTGGGGGGGGTCTTGGCACTGGAATTGTGTCAACATGATGGGGGGGGGGTGAGCTTGATTAAATTGCTTTGTGTTCACGTttggtgtgaaaggcgctatatacaatcaggAGAGCTGACATGGCCCTGGCATAACAGCAGTGTTGGGTTCTGCCACCCCCTGCTGGTCGAGTGCCCCCTTTCTCCCGTTACTCCTCCCCTCCATGCAAATCACTGTTGTCccgtgaagggcactatatggaCTGACGGGGTaggcatgtttgttttttttttgtttgtttgttttccagtTGGCAGTGCCAACTGCTTTGACGTGTTTTCGGCTGCCACCTCCACAGCTTCTTTGGAAATCACCTTCTGTCCCTGtgggctttttctttttttttctttttttttaaagatatctatGAAGTGTTTTCCTACTTTGAGTCATGTGTTGGCACCAAGGGCAGTGCCCGTCATTGGCACTGTCTGCTAATTTGTATCTTTTCTGGTCACCACATGTGCCATGAAAGTCCCTATAGCTAGGCGGGCAGCTGTGTGTGTCTGTTCTGTAGCACCTTCCAAAGAGActagtcatgggttcaaatccccgCTGCCTCACAGAGACCACcagcatgaaaggcactatatgaaagaagACTTGATGacaaagggaaaaagaaagatGAGTTGATGTGGGCACATTTGGTACCAGAGGGCACATCTGGGTACCTGGGTGGTGGTCATGAGGACAAATTTCTGGACATGGCAGAGCTGGCACTTCAGTAGCTGAGGGTATAGCGTCTTTCACAGTGAGCACTCATTTGGGATTGTGTGAAAGGTGGGCAGCTGACCTCCATGCGGTGGTCTTTGTGCCAGGCACTCAGCCGCGGTCCGTTTGTGTTTCAGGAAAATCCTCATCTTGGAGAAGGCAGAGGGCGAGacgtttggctttgaaattcagGTATGTGGCGGGCGATGCCAGTGGGCTGTTTGCTGATGTGTGGTGGTGGTGAGGGGGGTATCGATGGTGGGTGCGGTGGCTTTGCCATCAGGTGAGCTAATGTGTGGCACTGGTTGTTTGTACGTATGGCATGGGTGGGCccggtgagttttttttttttctttctgaggaTGGTGCATTGTGTTACCCAGGTTGGTGCCCACTGTGAATGCAGACTCACAGGTGGGTGACACTGGCGCTCTTTGTCTTCCAGACGTATGGCGTGCACCACCAGAATGACAACGCTGTGGAGATGTGCACCTTCGTGTGTCGAGTCCACGAGAACAGCCCTGCCCTCACCGCCGGGCTCAAAGTTGGTAAGTGATTCACCCTGGGTGGGCACTGCCCGGCTCAGGTCGGGTACCTGTGGGAATTAGCACtgggttttgctctttttaatgtggagttgtaaggcactatataaaactgaTTACAGGTGACACCATCGCATACGTCAATGACGCCAACGTGGAGGGCTTCCGTCACAGGGAGATCGTGGAGCTCATCAGGTCCTCTGGCAACACAATCAGGTGAGCGGCCGGACCCTAGTGGCAGGTGTCATGATGCCCACCTGCCTGCCCGCTGACCCATTTGCTTTGTCTTGCAGGCTGGAGACCGTCTACAGCGCCTCGATCCGAAAAGCCGAGCTGCAGACGAGGCTGCAGTACCTGAAGGTGAGAGGCCACCCGGGCACTGCccgtttatatagcgccttccctcTGGGTTGGGGGACATGCATGCAGACGCAAAGGGCATCTGTGCTGGTAGCTGTGGCACAGTCCATCTATGGGTTTATGCAGGCCACACTGCTTTATTTGTGTGGCTGGAATGGCGCAAATAAGCCAGGTGGCGGGCATTTGCCAAGCCACGTTGTGCCATTCTGTGCCCTCAGTGCCACTTTGGCATATTCCAGTATGGAGTCTTGTGCTCCTCACGCTTTGCAGTGTAAAGGGCTACTCTGCTTATGCTGTGCGACGTGGTGGGTCACTTTGTGTGGTGACACTTTGCTCATCCTGTAGTGTTGTGGCTGTTCTGCTGCCTTTGTTTTTGGGTGGCACAGCTGGTTCTGTTTTGCGTAGCCCTGCATTGTGACTTGTGTTGTGCTTGTCACGCCTGCTTGTGTATCTTTGAGTGGCGCCCGTTATTTGGGTGTGTGTTGGCTTTTGTCTTGGTGGCAAAGTGTCACAGCCAGGCACCATTTTGTGACATCCCATCGAGGCTCTGACTGGCGGTGGTCTGCTTTGGCGTGTTGTGCTCATTAAATATGCCCTGTTGCTTTGTCATATCCCAGCGGGCACCATTGTGCTCTTTATACCCACTTGGCCCCCGGGTCTTTGTTTGTAAACATTCGTTCTATGACGTCACCATGCTGTCACCATGTTGTGGTCCTTTGTGTGATGTCGTGTAGCCTTCCTGGCCTGACAGGGCACTTGGAATGGCGCAGTGCCACTTTGTGGTGTTTCATTTCGTGTTGCTGCCTGGCATCACACTTTGTGTGTCAAGTTGTATTTTGTGTCTGCACTGTGTGGTGTGCCACCCCTCACTGTGATATCCTGGCACTGCCCCTCTATGTCCTGCTGTGACTTGAATGCCACTTTATTTTGGGTGCCCATGGTGTTTGGTGCCTGGCATAGCTTTTCCTGTCATTCTGAGGTGTGGAGTTTGGTTGTTGTGGGGCTCAAGGCTGCTTGCCCCCATTGATTTGTGTGCTTTGCCCCCTTTGTGGTGGTCCGCTTCATTTTGTGCCAGTGTGGCATCAAGTGCTGTGCTGTTGTGACATTCTGGGTTGTCATGCGACTCGTCCCCTCGTGGCACCTCGTGTAGTGCCCTGGCCATTCTGCTCTCTTGTTTTTGCCCACCCCAGTGTGGTTGGGATTGGGCAGACTGGCAGTGCCACactgcattgtgtggtgttgggATGCTTTACTGTGTAGTCCTGCCTTGTCACTTGTGTTGTGCCCTTCATGTCTGCTTGGCATGTTGTGTAACTTTGTGAGTGAAGTTTTCATTTTTGCCAATGCCATGTGCTGTGCCGGGCACCGTGTTGTGATGTCTCccatgtggttctttgtgtggcccttttatagcgcctttctggcCATTCTACTGTGTTGCTTTCTCGTTACATGACGGGCAGTGCCACTTTGTATTGTGTGACTTCTCAGCCATGGCGTCTCCTTTTATAGCACCTTGTGTCACGTCCCGGCTCTTTTATGATCCCTGTGCCAGGCATTGCCCCTGAGTGGTGACACTTTGTATCAGTTGTGTAGCCCCTCATGGTTGGAGGGGTTCAGCTTTGCCACCAGCCTCGGGTGCCCCACATTGTCGAGGTGACACCTTTGATTTGTTCCGAGTTCTCCTTTTGTGTAATCGTCTATCGTCTCATATTGATGCCCATCGATCGTCGGTCCGTTTGTTTTCAGGTTGGTTTCCAGTTATGGGTTGCCATCctacagcactgggcacaaagtgcCCATCACTCTTGATGGGCCACTCCAGGGCATGCTGTTGTGTTTTGTCCCATCCTTGTATGCATTCatttcatgatgccctgctgcCCGATATTGTGCCAGGCTCTAAAGCCTCATTTTGCAGTGTCTTTGTGGGTGACGTTGCTTTGCGTTGTCTCCACAGTATGGGAGATGGCAGCTGTGCTCCCAAGTCTTAGGTGATTCAGGTGGTGGGCACAGAGTGAAGCCTGGGCACCAGGAAGGAGGACAATGTGCCCCCGGGGTATCATTTCGTATTGATGCCTATCAATCATTTGGCCTGTTCCAGTTGCAGGCTGCGATCCTACTGGGCACAAAGTGTCCATCACTCTGGGCAGGTGGCACATTGTGCTGTTTTGGCCCATCCCTGTGTGCATTTCCATCATGATGCCCCACTGCCCTGTATCATGCCAGGCTGCAC
This genomic interval carries:
- the tamalin gene encoding general receptor for phosphoinositides 1-associated scaffold protein, giving the protein MKNTTFRRFSKVSRRAEDEADDGDKAAVQGVYTSRRSDFQSPALELQCGRPGDVYNYKSLAYSGGTLPRSFKNQVPPLKWKPLTQATEPQRKILILEKAEGETFGFEIQTYGVHHQNDNAVEMCTFVCRVHENSPALTAGLKVGDTIAYVNDANVEGFRHREIVELIRSSGNTIRLETVYSASIRKAELQTRLQYLKQTLHEKWDEYRSLMIQEQRLVRGIVMTDPTLYDTLESVRACIYGTVGGSARSLSSTSSTADELDEPLYQSCVFDGLKDSAEALPTPSSSSSSSSSPARDLLAPPKCTLTRSASTRSYQNGGAARSWDRTAGHGVGMGTGTGSSSYGSLPRKTKQKSLRKRLLKFIPGLNRSLEEEESKL